From Candidatus Vondammii sp. HM_W22, one genomic window encodes:
- a CDS encoding AsmA family protein, which produces MGKLLKIVGGLLGLILLLVVAAVVIIPMVIDPNDYKDEIIAKVQEQTGRTLKMDGDLQLSVFPWLGVELGALELGNARGFGDKPFAAVKHVAVRVKLIPLLSSKLEVDTIGLDGLQLNLAKNKAGTSNWDDLVEEGEAKHDDTPAEAGSGLAGFPIGGVDINNAQVTWDDRSSGQKFSVDQFSLKSGSITSGQPVALEMEMVLESSEPQLKAKIEMKGTVSMDEAAGLLKIAGLTLMVDADGKAFATGALHAELETAASLTLDGTALTLDGLKVRSGELQLAGDLKGADLNSKPAFSGKLSLTEFNLREWLVSQGISLPEMADPKVLGRFAAQVVLSNQGDATKLSGLMISLDDTKISGDATLKGAAVAFNLDVDAIDLDRYLPPAKDEPVEKQAPSSTTGDEELMPIEMLRGLDLNGSLKVGKLTINKLHAEQLQVTIKARKGKLETTQKIGKFYQGNYTGKVNLNVAGKSPVMNIEQHLANLQAGPLVKDLTGQDKFDGKGSFNAKLNTRGNSINAIKRSLGGTLDFNFADGAVKGFNLAKAIRETKAKFSGGAAPASDAPNQTDFSKLSGSAVISKGVLTNKDLLAKSPYLRITGAGKVNLVPETLDYTVKAVIVSTAKGQGGEGLDDLKGIPVPIHLTGPYASPDYSVDWGQVLAGSQKAKLEEKKEEMKQKFKSKLQDKLKGLFN; this is translated from the coding sequence ATGGGTAAGCTGTTGAAAATAGTGGGTGGTCTGTTGGGCCTGATCTTGCTGCTGGTGGTTGCGGCAGTGGTTATCATACCCATGGTTATCGATCCTAACGACTACAAGGATGAGATTATCGCCAAGGTGCAGGAGCAGACAGGCCGGACATTGAAGATGGATGGCGATCTTCAACTCTCTGTGTTTCCCTGGCTTGGGGTAGAGCTTGGTGCTCTGGAGCTGGGTAACGCCAGGGGATTTGGAGATAAGCCATTTGCAGCGGTGAAGCATGTTGCCGTTCGCGTCAAGCTGATACCTCTGCTGAGCAGTAAATTGGAAGTGGATACCATTGGGCTGGATGGATTGCAGCTGAATCTTGCCAAGAATAAAGCGGGCACCAGCAACTGGGATGATTTGGTAGAAGAGGGAGAAGCCAAACATGATGACACACCTGCCGAGGCAGGCTCCGGTCTGGCGGGATTTCCCATTGGCGGCGTGGATATCAATAATGCTCAGGTAACCTGGGACGACCGCAGCAGCGGTCAGAAATTCTCGGTAGATCAGTTCTCTCTTAAGAGTGGCTCGATCACTTCCGGGCAGCCGGTTGCCCTTGAGATGGAGATGGTGCTGGAAAGCAGCGAACCCCAGCTCAAGGCAAAGATTGAGATGAAGGGTACGGTGTCGATGGATGAGGCGGCGGGCCTGCTGAAGATCGCCGGGCTGACACTGATGGTGGACGCGGATGGAAAAGCATTCGCCACCGGCGCTCTACACGCTGAGCTGGAGACGGCAGCCAGTCTGACGTTGGATGGCACTGCATTAACCCTGGATGGGCTGAAAGTGAGATCCGGCGAGTTGCAGCTTGCCGGCGATCTTAAAGGCGCTGATTTGAATAGCAAACCGGCATTTAGCGGGAAACTGAGCCTGACTGAGTTTAACCTGCGTGAATGGCTGGTCAGTCAGGGTATCTCTCTGCCCGAAATGGCAGACCCCAAAGTACTGGGTCGCTTTGCTGCCCAGGTAGTGCTGAGCAATCAAGGGGATGCCACAAAACTTAGTGGACTGATGATCAGCCTCGATGATACAAAAATCAGCGGCGATGCCACCTTGAAAGGGGCGGCTGTGGCTTTTAACCTAGATGTTGACGCTATCGATCTGGATCGCTATCTGCCCCCGGCAAAGGATGAGCCGGTAGAAAAGCAGGCGCCGTCCAGTACCACCGGTGATGAGGAGTTGATGCCGATAGAGATGCTGCGTGGCCTCGATCTCAATGGCAGCCTCAAGGTAGGCAAGCTGACTATCAACAAGCTGCATGCTGAACAGTTACAGGTGACGATAAAGGCTCGCAAAGGCAAGTTGGAGACGACTCAGAAAATTGGGAAGTTTTATCAGGGCAACTACACCGGCAAGGTAAATCTGAACGTGGCTGGAAAAAGCCCGGTGATGAACATAGAGCAGCACCTGGCAAATTTGCAGGCAGGCCCTCTGGTCAAGGATTTGACTGGGCAGGATAAATTTGACGGAAAAGGGAGTTTCAATGCCAAACTGAATACCCGGGGCAACAGCATTAATGCTATCAAGCGAAGCCTTGGTGGCACGCTTGATTTTAATTTTGCAGATGGTGCGGTGAAAGGCTTCAATCTGGCCAAGGCTATTCGGGAGACCAAGGCGAAGTTCAGTGGTGGTGCTGCGCCTGCATCGGATGCGCCGAATCAGACCGATTTCTCAAAACTGAGTGGCTCTGCCGTTATCTCCAAAGGGGTGCTAACCAACAAGGACCTGTTGGCAAAGTCTCCCTATCTGAGGATTACCGGTGCGGGTAAAGTGAATCTGGTCCCCGAGACGCTGGATTACACCGTTAAGGCGGTGATTGTCAGCACGGCAAAAGGGCAGGGCGGTGAAGGGCTGGATGATTTGAAAGGCATCCCTGTTCCGATACACCTGACGGGGCCTTATGCATCACCTGATTACAGTGTCGATTGGGGGCAGGTGCTGGCGGGAAGCCAGAAGGCCAAGCTGGAAGAGAAGAAAGAGGAAATGAAGCAGAAATTTAAGAGCAAGCTCCAGGATAAACTGAAAGGTTTGTTTAATTGA
- a CDS encoding Mor transcription activator family protein yields MTKELQSRGPELLADLYAHTAELLQSFAGLPEVQANQVATALVDKMRHNWGGQLVYFPKGKEIDIDERDRNIWSDFNGHNQTELAEKYNMTIQGVYQRLRKIRALVSAEQQPDLFRD; encoded by the coding sequence ATGACGAAAGAACTCCAAAGCAGAGGCCCGGAGCTGCTGGCCGATCTCTACGCGCACACAGCAGAGCTGCTGCAGTCGTTTGCGGGCCTACCGGAGGTACAAGCCAACCAGGTAGCAACGGCTCTCGTCGATAAGATGCGTCACAATTGGGGTGGCCAACTGGTCTACTTCCCCAAGGGTAAAGAGATCGATATCGACGAGCGCGATCGCAACATCTGGTCCGACTTCAACGGCCACAACCAGACTGAACTGGCCGAGAAGTACAACATGACGATCCAGGGCGTCTACCAGCGCCTACGCAAAATCCGCGCCCTGGTCTCTGCCGAGCAACAGCCCGATCTGTTCCGTGACTGA
- the thiS gene encoding sulfur carrier protein ThiS, with protein sequence MQIYINSEGQSILDNTTMASLIELLALTSQRIAVEVNGELVPRSTFEQHQLQPDDKIEIVRAIGGG encoded by the coding sequence ATGCAAATCTACATCAATAGTGAGGGGCAAAGCATCCTTGACAACACAACCATGGCATCACTGATTGAGCTGCTTGCATTGACTAGCCAGCGCATCGCCGTTGAAGTGAATGGCGAACTGGTACCGCGCAGCACATTCGAGCAACACCAGCTTCAGCCAGATGATAAGATCGAGATTGTACGCGCCATCGGCGGCGGATAA
- a CDS encoding DUF7168 domain-containing protein produces MAYRKSRTRGKSHNRSRRADDYALGWVIGVRSVVEEFAESIPKIVNRYMDLRHTDLQPIKQHNRKLDRGRMAEGYTDGEKVRLHQGVGMTPQRRLEG; encoded by the coding sequence TTGGCATACCGTAAGTCGCGCACCCGCGGCAAATCACACAACAGATCCCGCAGGGCAGATGACTACGCCTTGGGCTGGGTGATTGGTGTCCGGTCAGTTGTTGAGGAGTTCGCGGAGTCTATCCCAAAAATCGTTAATCGCTACATGGATCTCAGACATACCGATCTGCAGCCCATTAAACAGCACAACCGAAAGCTAGATCGCGGCAGAATGGCCGAAGGCTACACAGATGGGGAAAAGGTACGCCTGCACCAAGGTGTTGGTATGACACCCCAGCGCAGGCTGGAGGGGTAA
- a CDS encoding DUF7577 domain-containing protein: MSGAAGELAAIQFPMLWVLEDRDYARGRELIESYLEDSVAEGSQDSWICQRCGEIVDAEFNICWNCTASRN; encoded by the coding sequence TTGAGTGGTGCCGCAGGTGAATTGGCGGCAATACAGTTCCCGATGCTCTGGGTGCTTGAAGATAGGGACTATGCCAGGGGGCGGGAGCTGATCGAAAGCTATCTCGAGGATTCCGTGGCAGAGGGAAGCCAGGATAGCTGGATTTGCCAGCGGTGTGGTGAAATAGTGGATGCTGAATTCAATATTTGCTGGAATTGCACGGCCTCCCGAAATTAA
- a CDS encoding DUF2786 domain-containing protein: MDKRAINKICKLLRLAQSDNPHEAANAMRHAKAMMKKHGISEDDIQLSEVKETETTTSSQNTPAHWMRVLASTVADAFGCRYFFRETWGTNSVVFIGVHPHNEVAAYTFTHTAPSGNKSPLGIP, encoded by the coding sequence ATGGATAAAAGAGCCATCAATAAAATATGCAAGCTGCTGCGACTGGCGCAATCAGACAATCCTCACGAAGCTGCTAATGCTATGCGTCATGCCAAGGCCATGATGAAAAAGCACGGTATATCAGAGGACGACATCCAGCTCAGCGAGGTGAAGGAAACCGAGACCACCACCAGCTCTCAAAATACCCCAGCCCACTGGATGCGCGTGCTTGCTTCTACAGTCGCAGATGCTTTTGGCTGCCGTTACTTCTTCCGTGAGACATGGGGTACTAATAGCGTGGTGTTTATCGGCGTTCACCCTCATAACGAAGTTGCCGCCTACACTTTCACGCATACTGCGCCGTCAGGTAACAAAAGCCCGCTTGGCATACCGTAA
- a CDS encoding DUF3164 family protein: MIHTTEIPEGYRRNAQGHLVPIDAIAEVDLDRDALVEEIFTAAIELREKMTQFKDQSMGDVGAFVDLAAEKYDAKIGGQKGNISLMSYDGSKKIQIAVGDTLIFNESLQIAKALIDECIHEWTANSGTEVKVLVEHAFQTDKEGKINTGRILGLTRLVIDHPKWKQAMLAIKDSLTVVSTKTYIRLYSRPSRDDKFQQLGLDMASA, translated from the coding sequence ATGATCCATACAACCGAGATTCCAGAAGGTTACCGCCGCAATGCCCAGGGCCACCTTGTGCCAATCGATGCCATCGCCGAGGTGGATCTCGATCGAGACGCCCTGGTGGAAGAGATCTTCACCGCCGCAATCGAGCTGCGTGAAAAAATGACCCAGTTCAAAGACCAGTCAATGGGTGATGTAGGTGCGTTCGTTGACCTGGCAGCCGAGAAGTACGATGCCAAGATCGGCGGGCAAAAAGGCAATATCAGCCTCATGTCCTACGACGGTAGCAAGAAGATCCAGATCGCCGTGGGTGACACACTTATTTTCAACGAATCCCTGCAGATCGCCAAGGCCCTCATCGATGAGTGTATCCACGAATGGACTGCAAACTCAGGCACCGAAGTGAAGGTGCTCGTAGAGCATGCATTCCAGACCGACAAAGAGGGCAAAATCAACACCGGCCGCATCCTTGGCCTCACCCGCCTGGTCATCGATCACCCCAAGTGGAAACAGGCCATGCTGGCCATCAAAGACAGCCTCACCGTCGTCTCCACAAAAACCTACATCCGCCTCTACTCCCGCCCCAGCCGCGACGACAAGTTCCAGCAGCTCGGCCTGGACATGGCGTCGGCATAA
- a CDS encoding regulatory protein GemA, protein MSTKIKSARTLELGKIHMGATQIGMDAKDKDPDSTYRCMLWTVGRVRSAADLDAAGRKAVLAHLAARGAKFAWQRTTSRRKPPAKARLIYHIWNCLADAGVVENRKGLTAWLQSNTRREHPQGTGWSKPEFLPAKLKDQVIEQLKKWADRTQVEWK, encoded by the coding sequence ATGAGCACTAAAATCAAATCAGCCCGCACTCTGGAGCTTGGCAAAATCCACATGGGTGCCACCCAGATAGGAATGGATGCCAAGGACAAAGATCCAGACAGTACCTACCGGTGCATGCTCTGGACTGTAGGCCGGGTACGCAGTGCCGCCGATCTGGATGCTGCAGGCCGCAAAGCCGTGCTTGCACACCTGGCAGCCAGAGGGGCCAAATTCGCATGGCAGCGCACCACAAGCCGTCGCAAGCCACCGGCAAAGGCCCGGCTCATCTACCATATCTGGAACTGCCTGGCAGATGCCGGGGTAGTCGAGAATCGAAAGGGCCTTACCGCCTGGCTGCAGTCAAACACCCGCCGAGAGCACCCCCAAGGCACCGGTTGGTCAAAACCGGAGTTCCTCCCGGCTAAACTCAAAGACCAGGTGATCGAGCAACTCAAAAAATGGGCTGACCGCACCCAGGTGGAATGGAAATGA
- a CDS encoding ASCH domain-containing protein, translating to MPALNFKKQFAPGVRDHSKRQTIRVMRKHPIRTGDTLYLYTGMRTSGCEKLGEAAAKTVTTIYIDSDVVNVDCETLHPYQVAELARADGFAGIAEFKAFFRDTHGLPFTGQLIKW from the coding sequence ATGCCTGCCCTCAATTTCAAAAAGCAATTTGCACCTGGCGTAAGAGATCACAGCAAGCGCCAGACAATCCGCGTCATGAGAAAGCATCCCATCCGTACAGGTGACACACTCTATCTTTACACCGGAATGCGCACCTCAGGCTGCGAAAAGCTGGGTGAAGCAGCAGCTAAAACCGTGACCACCATCTATATAGATAGCGATGTAGTCAATGTGGACTGTGAAACTCTGCACCCCTACCAAGTTGCAGAACTCGCCAGGGCTGATGGTTTCGCTGGCATTGCTGAGTTCAAAGCATTCTTCAGAGACACCCACGGCCTCCCATTCACCGGCCAACTAATCAAGTGGTGA
- a CDS encoding thiazole synthase translates to MPNETKDAFTVAGREFHSRLLVGTGKYKGMEETQQAIEASAAEIITIAIRRTNIGQNKDEPNILDILPPDKYTILPNTAGCFDADSAIRTCRLARELLDGHNLAKLEVLGDEKTLFPDVMATMKAAEVLIKDGFDIMVYTNDDPIIAQQLEQIGCVAVMPLAAPIGSGLGVRNKLNIRTIVENANVPILVDAGVGTASDAAVAMELGCDGVLMNTAIAAANKPVLMASAMRKAIEAGREAFLAGRMPAKRFASASSPIEGLFF, encoded by the coding sequence ATGCCCAACGAAACTAAAGACGCATTCACTGTTGCAGGCAGAGAGTTCCATTCTCGCCTGCTTGTAGGTACTGGTAAATATAAAGGCATGGAAGAGACCCAGCAGGCAATTGAAGCCAGTGCCGCGGAAATCATCACCATAGCCATACGCCGTACCAATATCGGCCAGAACAAGGATGAACCGAATATTCTGGATATTCTGCCTCCTGACAAATACACCATCCTGCCAAACACGGCAGGTTGCTTCGATGCCGATTCAGCCATTCGCACCTGCAGACTGGCAAGGGAGCTGCTGGATGGACATAACCTAGCCAAACTGGAAGTGCTGGGTGATGAGAAAACCCTCTTCCCGGATGTAATGGCAACCATGAAGGCGGCCGAAGTGCTGATCAAAGATGGCTTCGATATTATGGTCTACACCAATGACGATCCCATCATTGCCCAACAGCTGGAACAGATTGGGTGTGTAGCAGTAATGCCACTGGCCGCACCCATCGGCTCCGGCCTGGGTGTGCGCAACAAGTTGAATATCCGGACCATAGTCGAGAACGCCAATGTCCCTATCCTGGTGGATGCAGGCGTGGGAACGGCATCAGATGCTGCAGTGGCCATGGAATTGGGCTGCGATGGGGTGCTGATGAACACGGCTATTGCGGCCGCCAACAAACCGGTGCTCATGGCATCTGCGATGAGAAAGGCCATTGAAGCGGGCCGTGAAGCCTTCCTAGCCGGACGCATGCCTGCCAAGCGATTTGCCTCCGCATCTTCTCCCATTGAAGGGCTATTCTTTTAA